A DNA window from Pseudodesulfovibrio thermohalotolerans contains the following coding sequences:
- a CDS encoding bifunctional adenosylcobinamide kinase/adenosylcobinamide-phosphate guanylyltransferase, whose amino-acid sequence MITLVLGGNKSGKSDFALDLLAQASGPTLFVATGKARDMEFREQIRKHRKSRTPYIEVAEVAEDLPHTLQKAKLTFPAVLVDSLDYWLFSCREAGCEPEKVEEFIAVLNNWGSTDLILVSCETGLGPLPAGSQVRAFVRSLGALNQAVAVQADQAFLVAAGLPLTLKQG is encoded by the coding sequence ATGATTACCCTGGTACTCGGCGGCAACAAATCCGGAAAGTCCGATTTTGCCCTCGATCTGCTCGCCCAAGCCTCCGGTCCGACCCTGTTCGTGGCCACCGGAAAGGCTCGGGACATGGAGTTCCGCGAACAAATTCGCAAACACCGTAAAAGCCGGACTCCGTATATCGAAGTGGCGGAAGTCGCCGAGGACTTGCCTCATACGCTCCAAAAGGCTAAATTGACATTTCCGGCCGTGTTGGTGGACAGCCTTGATTATTGGCTGTTCTCCTGCAGGGAAGCCGGATGTGAGCCGGAAAAAGTTGAAGAATTCATAGCAGTTCTCAACAACTGGGGCTCCACGGATTTGATACTCGTCTCCTGTGAGACAGGGCTTGGACCGTTGCCTGCGGGCAGTCAGGTCCGGGCCTTCGTGCGGAGCCTCGGCGCGCTCAACCAAGCTGTCGCCGTTCAGGCCGACCAGGCGTTTCTGGTTGCGGCCGGGCTGCCGTTAACCCTGAAACAGGGATAA
- a CDS encoding DHH family phosphoesterase: MALFRQLEEQVDQLLSLFNKEDNWLILINADPDALGSALALKRIMTRRVNAAAIAQINEIKRPDNLSMIRYCRIPTQKLIPNLAAQYDKFALVDSQPHHNPEFKQFDFSVVIDHHPIQQDNLVQAEFVDIRPKYGAVCTMMTEYLYNMKIRPAKLLATALMYGIRCDTKTFEREFIDADMAAFKYLNKFADSKLMNRISRSEFHLDWMRYFSRAFYNLRRIGHGLFAHCGNVDNPDILVIVADFFTRVHNVPWVVVSGTAEGKLVCIFRGDGLRRDMGTMAQKLMNGLGSAGGHQQAARAEVDLSELEGVDPEIFMLKRLGHGRKSAIRRI; encoded by the coding sequence GTGGCACTTTTTCGACAACTTGAAGAACAGGTCGACCAACTCCTCAGCCTGTTCAACAAGGAAGACAACTGGCTGATTCTCATCAATGCCGACCCGGATGCCCTGGGTTCGGCGCTGGCCTTGAAACGGATCATGACCCGCCGGGTCAACGCCGCGGCCATCGCGCAGATTAACGAGATCAAGCGGCCCGACAACCTGTCCATGATCCGGTACTGCCGCATCCCCACGCAGAAGCTCATCCCCAATCTCGCGGCCCAATACGACAAATTCGCCCTGGTGGACTCCCAGCCCCATCACAACCCGGAGTTCAAGCAGTTCGACTTTTCGGTGGTCATCGACCACCACCCCATTCAGCAGGACAACCTGGTCCAGGCCGAATTCGTGGACATCCGCCCCAAATACGGCGCGGTCTGCACCATGATGACCGAATACCTCTACAACATGAAAATCCGTCCGGCCAAGCTGCTGGCCACGGCCCTCATGTACGGCATCCGCTGCGACACCAAGACCTTTGAGCGCGAATTCATCGACGCGGACATGGCCGCCTTCAAGTACCTGAACAAATTCGCGGACTCCAAGCTGATGAACCGAATCAGCCGCAGTGAATTCCACCTGGACTGGATGCGCTATTTCTCCCGCGCCTTCTACAACCTGCGGCGCATCGGCCACGGGCTCTTCGCCCACTGCGGCAACGTGGACAACCCGGACATCCTGGTCATTGTCGCCGACTTCTTCACCCGCGTGCACAATGTCCCCTGGGTGGTGGTTTCAGGCACGGCCGAAGGCAAGCTCGTGTGCATCTTCCGCGGCGACGGACTGCGGCGCGACATGGGCACAATGGCCCAGAAGCTCATGAACGGCCTGGGTTCCGCCGGTGGACACCAGCAGGCCGCCAGGGCCGAGGTCGACCTGTCCGAACTGGAAGGCGTGGACCCGGAAATCTTCATGCTCAAACGGCTCGGCCACGGACGAAAATCCGCTATCCGCCGCATCTAA
- the polA gene encoding DNA polymerase I: MSLKERLNFDKDPVYLIDGTALLYRAFYARADLSRSDGFPTNAINTVMRVLMNLLKNENPGHIVFLMDGKGPTFRNEAYPEYKANRPAMPEPLAEQVEPVRRGVELLGIKLLVTNGVEADDCICSLANRYKADRPIIILASDKDIKQCLDDRVVMVSQMGRKETIHTLDSFREAEGMEPATWPDFQAVIGDSADNIPGIPKVGPVTARKIFAATGPTLEEVRDNLDKLPEKLRAKVEPELDNVFLYRDLTRMKTNCCEQDMDEFLLQPPDLDALNAYFEEYELRGLQRILPKDTGSRAGQPPLASTPKPVSKAAPAGTTEQYSLFGGAPANEPPAEPLDVNVAETVDGLPEFGGEDVGLTFEDDAFFVGLNGQEYRYTGPAEELMRKIEHASVIATPSVQDLLRADKAWGHILSSQWFDLSLAAYLLDPEARNYTWARLRQSMFQDGRPEFAEAVRGLHPQSQGLAALAYMAGIRGQVEGAHLNTLMRELELPLIPVLTAMERAGISIDPNEFKSFLDDVNGQLDELTRTIIKLAGEEFNIRSSQQLAVVLFDRLGIKPGSKTSTGLRSTANQVLEKIRDQHPIVDAVLQFRMLEKLRSTYLEPLPKMVGADGRLHTHFNQLSTATGRLSSSQPNLQNIPIRGVHGPRMRACFNAADGNLLAAADYSQIELRVLAHFSQDPALIDAFRHDEDIHARTAALIHDKDIKDVTSDERRGAKTINFGLIYGMGVQKLARELQIKQTEAQEFTEKYFEKMATLKAYYDTIVKDAETHGFVTTLAGRRRLLPELHSRNNQLAAQARRQAVNTIIQGSAADIIKMAMVQTYKDKRLKELEARLILQVHDELIIEVPAANIDPAGARLTEIMQNVTKLDVPLKVDLGVGKNWAEAH, from the coding sequence ATGTCGTTAAAAGAACGCCTCAATTTCGATAAGGACCCGGTTTACCTCATCGACGGAACAGCCTTGCTCTACCGGGCCTTTTACGCCCGCGCGGACCTGTCCCGATCGGACGGGTTCCCGACCAACGCCATCAACACGGTCATGCGCGTGCTCATGAACCTGCTCAAGAACGAAAATCCCGGGCACATCGTCTTTCTCATGGACGGCAAAGGCCCGACCTTCCGCAACGAGGCGTATCCCGAATACAAGGCCAACCGGCCGGCCATGCCCGAACCCCTGGCCGAACAGGTGGAGCCCGTGCGCCGGGGAGTGGAACTGCTCGGCATCAAGCTGCTGGTCACCAACGGCGTGGAGGCGGACGACTGCATCTGCTCTCTGGCCAACCGCTACAAGGCGGACCGGCCGATCATCATCCTGGCCTCCGACAAGGACATCAAGCAGTGCCTCGACGACCGGGTCGTCATGGTCAGCCAGATGGGCCGCAAGGAAACCATCCACACCCTGGACTCCTTCCGCGAGGCCGAGGGCATGGAACCGGCCACCTGGCCGGACTTCCAGGCCGTGATCGGCGACTCGGCGGACAACATCCCCGGCATCCCCAAGGTCGGCCCGGTGACGGCGCGCAAGATATTCGCCGCAACCGGCCCCACGCTTGAAGAGGTTCGCGACAATCTGGACAAGCTGCCGGAAAAGTTGCGGGCCAAGGTGGAACCCGAGCTGGACAATGTATTTCTCTACCGGGACCTGACGCGCATGAAAACCAACTGCTGCGAACAGGATATGGACGAGTTTCTCCTCCAGCCGCCGGACCTGGACGCCCTGAACGCCTATTTCGAGGAATACGAGCTGCGCGGGTTGCAGCGAATCCTGCCCAAGGACACGGGCAGCCGCGCAGGCCAGCCCCCGCTCGCCTCCACGCCCAAGCCCGTTTCCAAGGCAGCGCCCGCAGGAACGACCGAACAATATTCCTTGTTCGGCGGCGCGCCCGCCAACGAACCGCCCGCTGAACCGCTGGATGTGAACGTGGCGGAAACCGTTGACGGCCTGCCGGAGTTCGGCGGCGAAGACGTGGGGCTGACCTTTGAGGACGACGCCTTTTTCGTGGGTCTGAACGGACAGGAATACCGCTACACGGGGCCGGCCGAAGAGCTGATGCGCAAGATCGAACACGCCTCGGTCATTGCCACGCCGAGCGTACAGGACCTGCTTCGCGCGGACAAAGCCTGGGGCCACATCCTGTCGAGCCAATGGTTCGACCTGAGCCTGGCCGCCTATCTTCTCGACCCCGAGGCGCGCAATTACACCTGGGCGCGTCTCCGTCAGTCCATGTTCCAAGACGGCCGCCCGGAATTCGCGGAAGCGGTTCGCGGACTGCACCCGCAGTCCCAGGGACTGGCCGCGCTGGCCTACATGGCGGGCATCCGGGGCCAGGTGGAGGGCGCGCACCTGAACACGCTCATGCGTGAACTGGAACTGCCGCTCATCCCTGTGCTCACGGCCATGGAACGGGCAGGCATCTCCATCGACCCCAACGAGTTCAAGTCCTTCCTGGACGATGTGAACGGCCAGCTCGACGAATTGACCCGGACCATCATCAAACTGGCTGGCGAGGAATTCAATATCCGCTCAAGCCAACAGCTCGCCGTGGTCCTTTTCGACCGCCTCGGCATCAAGCCCGGGTCCAAGACGTCCACGGGTCTGCGCTCCACGGCCAACCAGGTGCTTGAAAAAATTCGAGACCAGCATCCCATCGTGGACGCGGTGCTCCAATTCCGTATGCTCGAAAAGCTGCGCTCCACCTACCTGGAGCCGCTTCCCAAGATGGTCGGCGCGGACGGACGGTTGCACACCCATTTCAACCAGCTTTCCACGGCCACCGGCAGGCTGTCGAGCTCCCAGCCAAACCTGCAGAACATCCCCATCCGGGGAGTGCACGGGCCGAGAATGCGCGCCTGCTTCAACGCGGCGGACGGCAACCTGCTGGCCGCGGCTGACTATTCCCAGATCGAACTGCGCGTCCTGGCCCATTTCTCCCAGGACCCGGCGCTCATCGACGCCTTCCGTCACGACGAGGACATCCACGCACGCACGGCCGCGCTCATCCATGACAAGGACATCAAGGATGTGACCTCCGATGAACGGCGCGGGGCCAAGACCATCAACTTCGGCCTGATCTACGGCATGGGCGTGCAGAAGCTCGCCCGCGAACTCCAGATCAAACAGACAGAGGCTCAGGAATTCACGGAGAAATACTTCGAGAAAATGGCGACCCTCAAGGCGTACTACGACACCATCGTCAAGGACGCCGAGACGCACGGCTTCGTGACGACCCTTGCCGGACGCCGCCGCCTCCTGCCCGAGTTGCACTCCCGCAACAACCAGCTTGCAGCCCAGGCCCGCCGTCAGGCCGTCAACACCATCATTCAGGGTTCCGCCGCGGACATCATCAAGATGGCCATGGTCCAGACCTACAAGGACAAGCGGCTCAAGGAACTTGAGGCCCGGCTGATCCTCCAGGTTCACGATGAGCTCATAATCGAGGTCCCGGCCGCGAACATCGATCCCGCCGGAGCGAGGTTGACAGAGATCATGCAAAACGTGACCAAGCTGGACGTGCCGCTCAAGGTCGACCTGGGCGTGGGAAAAAACTGGGCCGAAGCGCATTAA
- a CDS encoding substrate-binding periplasmic protein, with amino-acid sequence MENCDMGSTIGRVGRRLAGVVLAVLLLTGLTSAQASEPLRVVYPDFWPFFTRTGEGYMTGFFFEIVNEALCRMGIGANWREYPWSRCQVLVQLGEADAMITVPTAGRRVYTVTHSDPFYVKQLRVFTTVDNPRLAEISRIHSIDDIFRLGLVVVTYHGNGWSDEHIRSRGIKTYESPQLKNVWLMLANHRGDIVIEWPMAAWPQIKAGGVTNRIVETGVSLEGMPFHLLINRNSPYADRLPEFNQIINQMRAEGRLDAIIAKYVDIP; translated from the coding sequence ATGGAGAATTGTGACATGGGTTCAACGATCGGTAGGGTTGGAAGGCGGCTGGCAGGCGTCGTGTTGGCTGTTTTGCTCCTGACTGGTCTTACATCTGCACAGGCCTCCGAGCCATTGCGTGTGGTCTATCCGGATTTCTGGCCTTTTTTCACCAGAACCGGGGAAGGGTACATGACCGGCTTTTTCTTCGAGATCGTCAACGAGGCGCTCTGTCGAATGGGGATCGGGGCCAATTGGCGGGAATACCCGTGGAGCCGATGCCAGGTCCTGGTCCAGTTGGGTGAGGCGGACGCCATGATTACCGTGCCCACTGCCGGACGACGGGTCTATACGGTGACGCATTCCGATCCGTTCTACGTGAAACAGCTCAGGGTTTTCACCACCGTGGACAACCCCAGGTTGGCCGAGATCAGTCGAATACATTCCATCGACGATATATTCCGTTTGGGGCTTGTGGTCGTCACGTATCACGGCAACGGTTGGAGCGACGAGCATATTCGCTCTCGGGGCATCAAAACCTATGAATCTCCTCAACTCAAAAACGTATGGCTCATGCTGGCCAATCACCGGGGAGACATCGTCATCGAGTGGCCCATGGCCGCATGGCCTCAGATCAAGGCGGGCGGAGTGACGAACCGCATCGTGGAAACTGGCGTCTCCCTGGAGGGAATGCCCTTCCATTTGCTTATCAACCGCAACAGCCCCTATGCCGACCGGCTTCCGGAATTCAACCAGATAATCAACCAAATGCGCGCCGAGGGCCGTCTCGACGCCATCATCGCCAAGTACGTGGACATCCCGTAG